The Thermotoga sp. SG1 genome includes a window with the following:
- the dnaN gene encoding DNA polymerase III subunit beta — MKIVTTTLELKDKVTIASKALAKKSVKPVLAGFLFEVKDGNFFICATDLETGVKASVNCAEISGDARFVVPGDVFQKLVKVLPDETTELSLEGDNLVITSGSTVFRITTMPADEFPDIAPAESGISFEIDTSLLEEMVEKVVFAAATDEFMRNLNGVFWELHKGFLRLVASDGFRLALAEEQIENEEETNFLLSLKSMREVQNVLNNTTEPTMVVRYDGRRVSLTTNDVETVMRVVDAEFPDYRRVIPETFKTKVVVSKKSLQESLKRVMVIASKGSESVKFEIEENTMRLVSKSPDYGEVIDELEVQKEGEDLIIAFNPKFIVDALKRIETEELEMNFVDSTSPCQINPLDISGYIYIVMPIRLA; from the coding sequence ATGAAGATCGTGACCACCACACTGGAACTGAAGGACAAGGTAACGATAGCATCAAAAGCACTCGCAAAGAAATCGGTCAAACCGGTCCTTGCCGGTTTTCTCTTCGAGGTGAAGGACGGAAATTTCTTCATCTGTGCTACAGATCTTGAAACGGGTGTTAAGGCATCTGTTAACTGCGCTGAGATCTCCGGGGATGCTCGATTTGTGGTGCCGGGGGATGTTTTTCAGAAACTTGTGAAAGTTTTGCCAGATGAGACTACTGAACTTTCCCTCGAAGGAGACAATCTGGTGATCACGTCGGGAAGTACTGTTTTCAGGATAACAACCATGCCGGCCGATGAATTTCCGGACATTGCCCCCGCGGAATCTGGAATATCCTTCGAAATCGACACATCACTCCTGGAGGAAATGGTTGAGAAGGTCGTATTTGCAGCAGCAACAGATGAGTTCATGAGAAACCTGAACGGTGTGTTCTGGGAACTTCACAAAGGTTTTCTCAGGCTCGTGGCAAGCGACGGTTTCAGATTGGCACTGGCCGAAGAGCAAATAGAGAACGAGGAAGAGACGAACTTCCTGCTTTCTCTGAAGAGCATGAGGGAAGTCCAGAACGTTTTGAACAACACAACGGAACCGACAATGGTTGTGAGATACGATGGACGAAGGGTTTCCCTCACAACGAACGATGTTGAAACCGTGATGAGAGTGGTGGACGCGGAGTTCCCCGATTACAGAAGGGTGATACCCGAGACCTTCAAAACGAAGGTGGTTGTTTCGAAGAAGTCCCTTCAGGAGTCTTTGAAAAGGGTGATGGTGATTGCCAGCAAAGGAAGCGAATCCGTGAAGTTTGAGATAGAAGAGAACACGATGAGACTTGTGAGTAAGAGTCCGGACTACGGTGAAGTCATCGATGAGTTGGAGGTTCAAAAGGAGGGTGAAGACCTCATCATAGCGTTCAATCCGAAGTTCATAGTGGATGCTCTGAAGCGCATTGAAACGGAAGAACTGGAGATGAACTTTGTGGACTCAACCAGTCCCTGTCAGATAAATCCTCTCGATATCTCCGGCTACATCTACATTGTCATGCCCATAAGACTGGCATGA
- a CDS encoding homocysteine S-methyltransferase family protein yields MRSRHEIAKILSEKVLLLDGAYGTEFMKLGHEELPEELNIKAPEVVFKVHKTYIESGADIVLTNTFGATKMKLRKHGLERKLDPIVRNAVRIARKAAGEKLVFGDIGPTGELPFPLGDVLFEEFYENFRETARIMVEEGVDGIILETFSDILELKAAVLAVRDVSKDVFLIAHMTFDEKGRSLTGTDPVNFALTFDEMDVDALGINCSLGPEEILPIFQELSHYTDKFLVVEPNAGKPILENGKTVYPLKPEDFAVHIDSYYEAGVNIFGGCCGTTPEHIKLFRKVLGNRKPLQRKKKKIVAISSPSKLVTFDHFVVIGERINPAGRKKLWKQMQEGNLNVVMNEAKIQVEKGAEVLDVNFGIETQVDPSYVEKVVQSLPYTASVPLSLDVQSLNLAERSLRVYPGRPLFNSSKVTEKDLEEKINMLKRYGGVLIVLLMGKDVPKTFEERKRNFEKALKILEEHHFLDRVLFDPGVLPLGAEGRPTEVLKTVEYISEMGFKTTVGLSNLSFGLPDRSFYNTAFLVLGISKGLSSAIMNPLDENLMKTLDSTLVILEKKDLPKAEVKEEKLVEAILSGKREDVEKEVENLLKEKDPLSIIEEHLRPAMEKIGLLYDKGKIFLPQLILAAQTVKPIFDKLASMLSSENQGETFIIATVKGDVHDIGKNIVASVIRSSGYRVMDLGKDVDTERIVEAVEKEKPVALGLSAMMTTTVGRIKEVVESLKKKGLKVPVIVGGASLNEKLAKELGADYYAKNASEAVKILKSLGR; encoded by the coding sequence ATGAGGAGCAGACATGAAATCGCAAAAATACTGTCGGAGAAGGTTCTGCTACTGGATGGGGCGTATGGAACAGAGTTCATGAAACTAGGACACGAAGAACTTCCAGAAGAACTGAACATAAAAGCACCTGAGGTGGTTTTTAAGGTTCACAAAACGTACATAGAGAGTGGTGCCGATATAGTGCTAACGAACACCTTCGGTGCCACGAAAATGAAACTGAGAAAGCATGGGCTGGAAAGGAAGTTAGATCCCATTGTCAGAAACGCAGTGAGGATCGCAAGAAAAGCTGCCGGTGAAAAGCTCGTCTTCGGCGATATCGGTCCAACGGGAGAGCTTCCTTTCCCACTCGGAGACGTTCTATTCGAAGAGTTTTACGAAAATTTCAGAGAAACAGCCAGGATCATGGTGGAAGAGGGCGTGGACGGAATCATTCTAGAAACGTTTTCCGATATTCTGGAACTGAAAGCGGCGGTTCTCGCGGTGAGAGATGTTTCAAAGGATGTGTTCCTCATAGCACACATGACGTTCGATGAGAAAGGAAGAAGCCTCACGGGAACAGACCCAGTGAATTTTGCCCTCACTTTCGATGAGATGGATGTCGATGCCCTGGGCATAAATTGTTCACTCGGCCCAGAGGAAATTCTTCCCATTTTTCAGGAATTGTCTCATTACACCGACAAGTTCCTCGTCGTAGAACCGAATGCGGGAAAACCGATCCTGGAAAACGGAAAGACAGTTTACCCGTTGAAACCAGAAGATTTTGCCGTTCACATCGATTCCTACTATGAAGCGGGTGTGAACATCTTTGGTGGCTGCTGTGGTACCACCCCTGAACACATCAAATTGTTCAGAAAGGTGCTCGGAAACAGAAAACCACTCCAGAGGAAGAAGAAAAAGATCGTCGCTATCTCTTCTCCCTCAAAGCTTGTGACTTTTGACCACTTTGTGGTGATAGGGGAGAGAATAAATCCAGCGGGAAGAAAGAAACTGTGGAAACAAATGCAGGAAGGAAATCTGAACGTAGTGATGAACGAGGCAAAAATCCAGGTAGAAAAAGGTGCAGAGGTCCTCGACGTCAACTTCGGCATAGAAACCCAAGTGGATCCATCTTATGTGGAAAAAGTGGTACAGTCACTTCCCTATACAGCAAGCGTTCCCCTGTCTCTGGACGTTCAGAGTTTAAACCTTGCAGAAAGATCCCTGAGAGTATACCCCGGAAGACCCCTGTTCAACTCCTCAAAGGTCACAGAAAAAGATCTCGAAGAGAAGATAAACATGTTGAAAAGATACGGAGGGGTTCTCATCGTTCTTCTCATGGGAAAGGATGTTCCAAAGACTTTTGAAGAGAGGAAGAGAAACTTCGAGAAAGCTCTGAAAATCCTTGAAGAACACCATTTTCTGGACAGAGTACTGTTCGATCCAGGAGTTTTGCCTCTTGGAGCAGAAGGAAGGCCCACCGAGGTATTGAAGACCGTAGAGTACATCTCGGAAATGGGTTTCAAAACGACCGTAGGTCTTTCCAATCTCTCCTTTGGCCTGCCCGACAGGAGTTTTTACAACACGGCTTTCCTCGTTCTTGGAATATCAAAGGGATTGAGTTCAGCCATCATGAATCCGCTCGATGAGAACCTGATGAAAACCCTGGACAGCACACTCGTGATACTTGAAAAGAAGGATCTTCCAAAAGCCGAAGTAAAAGAGGAAAAACTGGTGGAAGCGATACTTTCAGGGAAAAGAGAAGACGTTGAAAAAGAAGTGGAGAACCTCTTGAAAGAAAAAGATCCCCTCTCGATAATAGAGGAACACCTGAGACCGGCCATGGAGAAGATCGGTTTGCTTTACGACAAAGGAAAAATATTCCTTCCCCAACTCATTCTTGCAGCTCAGACTGTAAAACCCATCTTTGACAAACTAGCATCGATGCTCTCATCCGAAAACCAGGGAGAAACCTTCATCATAGCGACTGTGAAAGGAGACGTACACGACATAGGAAAGAACATCGTAGCGTCCGTCATCAGAAGCAGCGGATATCGAGTGATGGACTTGGGAAAAGATGTCGATACTGAAAGAATAGTGGAAGCGGTGGAAAAAGAAAAACCGGTTGCACTGGGACTTTCTGCCATGATGACGACCACCGTGGGAAGGATCAAAGAGGTCGTCGAAAGTCTCAAAAAGAAAGGATTGAAAGTCCCGGTTATAGTAGGAGGTGCTTCTTTAAACGAAAAACTGGCGAAAGAACTTGGAGCCGATTACTATGCGAAGAACGCTTCTGAGGCTGTGAAGATATTGAAGTCTCTTGGGAGATGA
- the hup gene encoding DNA-binding protein HU yields MNKKELIDRVAKKAGAKKKDVKVILDAVLETITEALAKGEKVQLVGFGSFEVRKAASRKGVNPQTKKPITIPERKVPKFRPGKALKEKVK; encoded by the coding sequence ATGAACAAGAAGGAACTCATTGACAGGGTGGCGAAGAAAGCGGGTGCGAAGAAGAAGGACGTGAAAGTGATCCTCGATGCAGTTCTCGAGACGATCACGGAAGCTCTTGCAAAGGGCGAAAAGGTTCAGCTAGTTGGATTTGGGAGCTTTGAAGTGAGGAAGGCAGCCTCCAGGAAAGGCGTGAACCCACAGACCAAGAAACCCATTACCATTCCCGAAAGGAAAGTTCCAAAGTTCAGACCCGGAAAGGCTCTCAAAGAAAAGGTCAAGTGA
- the uvrC gene encoding excinuclease ABC subunit UvrC, whose translation MRETIRKKIELAPDDPGVYLFKKGGTPIYIGKAKRLSSRLKSYLNPSLEKVKRIVEEADDLETIVVTTEKEALLLEANLIRKYRPKYNVRLKDTEFYPYIRISNDDIPYVEIVKRRLKDGTYFGPYTTVRFVRDLLETLQRILGFRTCKFNLNRVKRPCFLFHLKRCVGPCAGNVDQHREAIEKLRDFLSGNMRDVFDYLRRKMELHSRMLDFENAAKYRDLLLNLSSVLESQGVAFEEKINCDVVVHAQGLFVVLRVRDGYLIGKISFEMEGGNLDDFIREYYVSGRGDVPNSLIVESDLDEMDYTSLGFQYVGKPRSQPEKDLLEKARKNLETELSMRGLKKEALKELMKLLNLKEFVYRIEGMDVSHLQGKHTVASLVVFEDGLPKKSEYRRYRLNLERPDDYEAIREVVRRRYSKHPLPNLLFVDGGRGQVNAALEALKDLGKACPVVGLAKKEEIIVTEEKDIVLPQDHPVLRLLIQVRDETHRFAVSYHRRKREKESLKSVLDEIPGVGPIRKKKLLEHFGSIESIHSASVEEIARVIGSVEVAKRILERL comes from the coding sequence TTGAGGGAAACGATCAGAAAGAAGATCGAACTGGCACCGGATGATCCGGGAGTTTACCTGTTCAAAAAGGGTGGAACTCCCATATACATAGGAAAGGCAAAGAGGCTCTCTTCCAGATTGAAAAGTTATCTCAATCCCTCTTTGGAGAAGGTTAAAAGGATAGTAGAAGAGGCGGACGATCTGGAAACGATCGTGGTAACAACAGAAAAAGAAGCGCTTCTTCTGGAAGCAAATCTCATAAGAAAATACAGGCCAAAGTACAACGTTCGACTAAAAGACACGGAGTTTTACCCTTACATCCGGATATCGAATGACGACATCCCTTATGTGGAAATCGTGAAGAGAAGGCTGAAAGATGGTACCTATTTCGGCCCCTACACGACGGTTCGTTTCGTTCGAGATCTTCTTGAGACGCTTCAAAGGATACTGGGCTTTAGAACGTGCAAGTTCAATCTGAACAGGGTGAAAAGACCCTGCTTTCTCTTCCATCTGAAAAGGTGTGTTGGTCCGTGCGCCGGTAACGTCGATCAGCACAGGGAAGCGATAGAGAAACTGAGAGACTTTCTTTCTGGAAACATGCGGGACGTTTTCGATTATCTGCGCAGAAAGATGGAACTTCACAGCAGGATGCTGGATTTTGAGAATGCCGCAAAGTACAGGGATCTGCTTTTGAACCTTTCGAGTGTTCTGGAATCGCAGGGAGTTGCTTTTGAAGAGAAGATCAACTGTGACGTTGTAGTTCACGCTCAGGGATTGTTCGTGGTTTTGAGGGTAAGGGATGGCTATCTGATCGGAAAGATCTCTTTTGAGATGGAAGGAGGAAACCTGGACGACTTCATAAGAGAATACTACGTGTCTGGAAGGGGAGATGTGCCAAATTCTCTCATAGTGGAAAGCGACCTGGACGAAATGGACTACACTTCACTGGGTTTCCAGTATGTTGGAAAACCTCGATCTCAACCGGAGAAGGATCTGCTGGAAAAAGCCAGAAAAAATCTCGAAACTGAGCTGAGTATGAGAGGGCTTAAAAAAGAAGCGCTGAAGGAGTTGATGAAACTGCTGAACCTGAAAGAATTCGTCTATAGAATAGAAGGGATGGACGTTTCTCATCTTCAGGGCAAACACACCGTTGCTTCCCTTGTGGTATTCGAGGATGGCCTCCCGAAAAAGAGCGAGTACAGACGGTACAGGTTGAATCTGGAACGGCCGGACGATTACGAAGCGATAAGGGAGGTTGTAAGAAGACGTTACAGCAAACATCCTCTTCCGAACCTTTTGTTTGTGGACGGTGGAAGGGGACAGGTAAACGCCGCCCTTGAAGCGTTGAAAGATCTGGGGAAAGCATGTCCTGTTGTCGGTCTTGCAAAGAAAGAAGAGATCATCGTGACTGAGGAAAAGGATATCGTGCTTCCTCAAGATCATCCTGTTTTGAGACTTCTCATCCAGGTGAGGGACGAAACTCATAGATTCGCCGTCAGCTACCACAGGAGAAAAAGGGAAAAAGAGTCCCTCAAATCTGTTCTGGACGAAATTCCCGGGGTGGGACCCATCAGAAAAAAGAAGCTTCTTGAGCACTTTGGTTCTATAGAGAGCATTCACTCCGCTTCCGTGGAAGAAATAGCGAGGGTAATAGGAAGCGTTGAGGTGGCAAAGAGAATCCTGGAGAGATTGTAA
- a CDS encoding inorganic phosphate transporter, with protein MLILVVAGVLGFIMAFSIGANDVANSMATAVGARAITVKQASLIAMLLEFLGAVMFGSHVSQTIVKGIVEIERIQPVELMYGSLSALIAASLWILVATNWGYPVSTTHSIVGGMLGFGIVAAGFNGINWKVFFFIVLSWIVSPLLGGALSFVVFKLISFTIFHTKNPKRSSIFAVPFFISLAIFTMASLFVKKTLKQPLSESLILGVILAVVTFISLHLIVKRLLRNSKNEYDVVENVFKRAQILTSCYVSFSHGANDVANAAGPIAAVMIVASTGVIPKTVEIPFLALALGGIGISMGVFFLGQKVMETVGEKITTLTNSRGFTVDFSAATTVLLASSLGLPVSTTHVVVGAVTGVGLARGIEVVNVGVLKNIVISWFLIVPTVAATSAGVYSILKLVLKF; from the coding sequence GTGTTGATACTCGTTGTGGCAGGAGTTCTCGGATTCATAATGGCGTTCTCCATAGGAGCCAACGACGTGGCAAACTCCATGGCGACTGCTGTGGGTGCCAGAGCCATCACCGTAAAGCAGGCTTCTTTGATAGCCATGTTGCTGGAGTTTCTGGGGGCTGTGATGTTTGGATCTCACGTTTCACAGACAATAGTGAAGGGAATCGTGGAGATCGAAAGGATACAACCGGTCGAACTCATGTACGGTTCTCTTTCGGCGCTGATAGCAGCTTCTTTGTGGATTCTCGTTGCCACGAACTGGGGTTATCCCGTGTCAACAACACACTCGATAGTTGGAGGCATGCTGGGATTTGGAATTGTAGCAGCGGGTTTCAACGGAATAAATTGGAAGGTGTTTTTCTTCATAGTCCTGTCCTGGATCGTTTCGCCTCTCCTGGGTGGAGCACTGTCTTTTGTTGTTTTCAAACTGATCTCCTTCACCATATTTCACACAAAAAACCCGAAAAGATCTTCTATTTTCGCCGTTCCCTTTTTCATATCCTTGGCCATCTTCACCATGGCATCCCTCTTTGTGAAAAAAACCCTGAAACAGCCATTGTCTGAGTCTTTGATCTTGGGAGTGATCCTTGCCGTAGTGACTTTTATCTCACTGCATCTGATCGTCAAGAGGTTGCTTCGAAACAGCAAGAACGAATACGACGTGGTGGAAAATGTGTTCAAACGTGCTCAGATTCTGACATCTTGCTACGTTTCTTTTTCGCACGGTGCAAACGACGTGGCAAACGCTGCTGGTCCAATAGCCGCAGTCATGATTGTTGCATCAACGGGTGTTATCCCCAAAACCGTTGAAATTCCCTTTCTGGCACTTGCTTTGGGTGGAATCGGTATCTCCATGGGGGTTTTCTTTCTCGGGCAGAAGGTCATGGAGACGGTGGGCGAGAAGATAACCACCCTGACGAACTCAAGGGGATTCACTGTTGACTTTTCAGCGGCAACGACGGTTCTACTTGCATCCTCACTGGGTCTTCCTGTTTCCACCACGCACGTGGTTGTGGGAGCGGTCACCGGCGTGGGGCTGGCCAGAGGGATTGAGGTTGTGAACGTCGGTGTTCTCAAGAACATTGTTATTTCCTGGTTTCTGATCGTTCCCACCGTCGCTGCGACTTCTGCGGGTGTGTATTCTATTTTGAAACTCGTGTTAAAATTCTAA
- the mnmG gene encoding tRNA uridine-5-carboxymethylaminomethyl(34) synthesis enzyme MnmG — protein sequence MRPDDDRVYDIIVVGAGHAGIEAALASARMGFRVLVLTVNPDTVGWAPCNPAIGGPAKGVVVREIDALGGEMAKTTDETMINVRMLNVSKGPAVRALRAQIDKISYSRTMKRKLETNPNVVLRHGIVERLLVEKGKVVGVVDNYGIDYLGKVVIITTGTFLRGKIFIGRSVFPAGRMGEFPAAKLTQNLIELGFEVGRFKTGTPARVLKRSINFSVMERQDTSDEPLAFSFFSEPKVLPKDYPCWLTRTNPETHNIIRQYLEFSPLYGTVKLIEGVGPRYCPSIEDKVIKFRDKESHQVFVEPEGRDTEEYYLNGLSTSLPYEAQIKMIRSVKGLENAIITRPAYAIEYDYIDPRQLYPTLESKIVENLFFAGQVNGTSGYEEAAGQGLIAGINAALKLRGEPLLILKRSEAYIGVLIDDLVTKGVDEPYRLLTSRAEYRLLLRHDNAHLRLAKHGYRVGLIPKWFYEKVLSLGRRVKEEMERLKKVVIKPSGRINDILMAEGTTPLKEATSLYQLLKRPELSYETLKRFDPNPIDDPEVVEQVEINVKYEGYIQKMFEEVAVFEKYESYEIPSDIDYDVVPNLSTEARDKLKRIRPRSIGQAMRIPGINPSDISNLIIYLDGKKK from the coding sequence TTGAGACCAGACGATGATAGAGTCTATGACATCATAGTGGTGGGTGCCGGTCATGCCGGTATAGAAGCGGCTCTGGCTTCTGCTCGAATGGGTTTCAGGGTACTGGTGCTTACCGTGAATCCCGACACGGTGGGCTGGGCTCCTTGCAACCCAGCCATAGGCGGCCCCGCAAAGGGTGTTGTTGTTCGTGAAATCGACGCTCTCGGTGGCGAGATGGCCAAAACCACCGATGAGACGATGATCAACGTGCGAATGCTGAACGTGAGTAAAGGTCCGGCTGTAAGAGCTCTGAGAGCTCAGATAGACAAGATCTCGTACAGCAGAACCATGAAGAGAAAACTCGAAACTAACCCGAACGTAGTTTTGAGACATGGAATCGTTGAGAGGCTTCTTGTGGAGAAAGGCAAAGTCGTCGGAGTTGTTGACAACTACGGAATAGACTATCTGGGGAAGGTCGTCATCATTACAACCGGCACGTTTTTGAGGGGAAAGATCTTCATAGGTCGATCGGTCTTTCCTGCAGGCAGAATGGGAGAGTTTCCGGCCGCAAAGCTCACGCAGAATCTGATCGAACTGGGTTTTGAGGTTGGAAGATTCAAAACAGGCACTCCCGCTCGGGTTTTGAAGCGCAGCATAAACTTTTCTGTCATGGAGAGGCAGGACACCTCAGACGAGCCTCTTGCATTTTCCTTCTTCAGCGAGCCAAAAGTCCTTCCAAAAGATTATCCCTGCTGGCTGACCAGAACAAATCCCGAAACCCACAACATAATAAGGCAGTACCTGGAGTTTTCGCCACTCTACGGAACCGTAAAACTCATAGAGGGTGTTGGACCAAGGTATTGTCCATCGATAGAAGACAAGGTGATCAAATTCAGGGACAAGGAATCCCACCAGGTCTTCGTTGAACCAGAGGGCAGAGACACGGAAGAGTACTACCTGAACGGTCTGAGTACGAGTCTTCCGTATGAAGCCCAAATAAAGATGATAAGGAGCGTGAAGGGGCTGGAAAACGCCATCATCACACGACCTGCTTACGCTATCGAGTACGACTACATAGATCCAAGACAACTCTATCCAACACTCGAGTCGAAGATCGTGGAGAACCTGTTCTTCGCAGGGCAGGTGAACGGAACGAGCGGCTACGAAGAAGCGGCTGGTCAGGGCTTAATAGCCGGTATAAACGCCGCTTTGAAGTTGAGAGGGGAACCTCTCCTGATTTTGAAAAGGTCGGAAGCCTACATCGGAGTTCTCATAGATGACCTGGTAACAAAGGGTGTAGATGAGCCCTATAGACTTCTCACCTCAAGGGCGGAGTATCGCCTTCTCTTAAGACACGACAACGCTCACCTCAGACTGGCAAAACACGGTTATCGTGTTGGATTGATCCCGAAGTGGTTCTACGAAAAGGTGCTGAGTCTGGGGAGAAGAGTCAAAGAAGAGATGGAGAGGCTCAAAAAGGTTGTGATCAAACCCTCAGGCAGAATCAACGACATTCTGATGGCCGAAGGCACAACTCCTCTGAAAGAAGCAACCTCTCTCTACCAGCTCTTGAAACGACCAGAGTTGAGTTACGAGACGCTGAAGAGATTCGACCCGAATCCCATAGACGATCCAGAGGTTGTGGAACAGGTGGAGATCAACGTGAAGTATGAAGGATACATTCAGAAGATGTTTGAAGAGGTGGCGGTATTCGAAAAGTACGAAAGTTACGAGATACCTTCAGACATAGACTACGACGTTGTTCCAAACCTCTCCACCGAGGCAAGGGACAAGTTGAAGAGGATCAGACCAAGATCGATAGGACAGGCCATGAGGATCCCGGGCATCAATCCTTCCGATATATCCAACCTCATCATCTATCTGGACGGAAAGAAAAAATGA
- a CDS encoding pseudouridine synthase has protein sequence MRLDRYLSNRGIGTRKEVRAIIKHGRVTVNDRTVLDPAYKLSDKDVVKVDGKVIDLPEKVYILFYKPAGYVTSTRDPHSETIMEFLPDIKGIFPVGRLDKDAEGLLLVTNDGEFAHRVISPKWKVEKEYVVRVEGEITEDKLEKLRRGVSLRDGFFAKAKHVEKISNDTVKIVITEGKYHQVKRMTAAVGLKTIHLERVRIGGLRLPQEMKPGEYRFLSEEEVRQVFEGNDQKEDRTGTG, from the coding sequence ATGAGACTGGATAGATACCTCTCAAACAGGGGGATAGGAACAAGAAAAGAAGTAAGGGCGATAATAAAACACGGAAGGGTAACCGTCAACGACAGAACAGTCCTTGATCCCGCTTACAAACTCTCGGATAAAGATGTGGTGAAAGTCGATGGAAAGGTGATCGATCTTCCCGAAAAAGTCTACATCCTCTTCTACAAACCCGCCGGCTACGTTACAAGCACCAGAGATCCTCACTCGGAAACTATCATGGAGTTTTTACCGGATATAAAGGGTATATTCCCTGTGGGAAGACTCGACAAGGATGCAGAGGGGCTTCTTCTGGTGACCAACGATGGTGAGTTTGCCCACAGGGTGATCTCTCCAAAATGGAAGGTCGAGAAAGAGTATGTGGTCAGAGTGGAAGGTGAAATAACGGAGGATAAACTGGAAAAACTGAGAAGAGGTGTGAGTTTAAGGGATGGTTTCTTTGCAAAGGCAAAGCACGTGGAGAAAATCTCGAATGATACGGTGAAAATTGTCATAACAGAGGGAAAGTATCATCAGGTGAAAAGAATGACAGCGGCAGTTGGTTTGAAAACGATCCATTTGGAGAGAGTCAGAATAGGTGGGCTCAGACTTCCCCAGGAAATGAAACCGGGTGAGTACAGGTTCCTCAGTGAGGAGGAGGTGAGGCAGGTCTTTGAGGGAAACGATCAGAAAGAAGATCGAACTGGCACCGGATGA
- the mnmE gene encoding tRNA uridine-5-carboxymethylaminomethyl(34) synthesis GTPase MnmE, whose protein sequence is MDTIVAVATPPGKGAIAILRLSGPESWDIVRKHFKTRSNIVPRKAIHGWIRENGEDIDEVVVIFYRSPKSYTGEDMVEVMCHGGPLVVKKLLDVFLNAGARMAEPGEFTKRAFLNGKMDLTSAEAVRDLIEAKSEASLMLSLKNLKGGLRQFVETLREELINVLAEIRVELDYPDDVETDVEIVKTKIESIHERLKEELEKADAGIMLNRGLRMVIVGKPNVGKSTLLNRFLKEDRAIVTDIPGTTRDVISEEIVIKGILFRVVDTAGVRSETRDLVERLGIERTFQELEKADIVLFVLDASSPLDDEDRLILERIKHKRYLVVINKVDIVERIDEEELKRKLGTDRHIVKISALKGEGLEKLEEAIYRETQEIFEKGSGSLITNLRQKQLLENVKKSLESAIESLKNKTPIDLVSIDLERALHVLDEVTGRSFREDLLDTIFSTFCVGK, encoded by the coding sequence ATGGATACGATAGTGGCAGTTGCCACGCCGCCCGGAAAGGGAGCGATAGCGATCTTAAGATTGAGTGGCCCTGAAAGCTGGGACATTGTAAGAAAACACTTCAAAACCCGCTCGAACATCGTCCCAAGAAAAGCAATCCATGGATGGATACGGGAAAACGGAGAAGACATAGATGAAGTGGTGGTGATCTTCTACAGGTCTCCAAAGAGCTACACCGGGGAAGACATGGTAGAAGTGATGTGCCATGGTGGGCCACTCGTCGTGAAAAAGCTCCTTGACGTGTTTTTGAATGCAGGGGCGAGGATGGCAGAGCCGGGTGAGTTCACAAAGAGAGCCTTTCTGAACGGAAAGATGGATCTCACCTCCGCCGAGGCAGTGCGGGATCTTATAGAAGCAAAGAGTGAAGCAAGCCTGATGCTTTCTCTGAAAAATCTGAAAGGTGGTCTGAGACAATTTGTTGAAACACTGAGGGAAGAACTCATAAACGTCCTCGCGGAGATCAGGGTAGAACTGGACTATCCCGATGATGTGGAAACGGATGTGGAAATTGTCAAAACAAAGATCGAATCGATTCACGAAAGACTGAAAGAAGAACTGGAAAAAGCGGACGCGGGAATCATGTTGAACAGGGGTCTTAGGATGGTGATAGTGGGAAAGCCTAATGTGGGAAAATCCACTCTTCTGAATAGATTTCTGAAAGAAGACAGAGCGATTGTTACCGACATACCTGGGACCACAAGGGACGTGATAAGCGAAGAGATCGTTATAAAAGGCATTCTGTTCAGAGTTGTGGATACAGCGGGAGTGAGATCCGAAACGAGAGATCTGGTGGAAAGGCTGGGAATAGAGAGGACTTTCCAGGAGTTAGAAAAGGCCGATATCGTTCTCTTCGTGCTCGACGCATCGTCACCATTGGACGACGAGGACCGATTGATTCTCGAGAGAATAAAGCACAAAAGATACCTTGTGGTGATAAACAAGGTGGATATCGTCGAAAGAATAGACGAGGAAGAACTGAAAAGAAAACTCGGAACCGACAGGCACATAGTTAAGATCTCAGCACTGAAAGGTGAAGGCTTGGAGAAACTGGAAGAAGCCATCTATAGGGAAACACAGGAAATATTCGAGAAGGGTTCTGGTTCTCTGATAACGAATCTTCGTCAAAAACAGCTGCTTGAAAACGTGAAAAAATCTCTGGAAAGCGCCATCGAATCTTTGAAGAACAAAACACCTATCGATCTGGTATCCATCGATCTGGAGAGAGCACTTCATGTTCTCGACGAAGTCACCGGCAGGAGTTTCAGGGAGGATCTTCTGGACACGATATTCTCGACCTTCTGCGTGGGAAAATAA